One part of the Eptesicus fuscus isolate TK198812 chromosome 20, DD_ASM_mEF_20220401, whole genome shotgun sequence genome encodes these proteins:
- the LOC129147457 gene encoding phosphofurin acidic cluster sorting protein 2-like produces MPLQEARIPDISTSMQHDLRGKKPSSTCMLQAAAASSSPAGLARSPTMLNTPVPMNLFSTWEVDCSSPSCVLRLCSLTLKKLVILKELEKELISMVIAVQMQGSEGILRSHEILLPTSGQVETDLALTFSLQYPHFLKGEGNKLQIMLQQRKCNNNQNILGYKTLATGAIHMAEVMQRPPEGGQVLSLSSSIQESSIRVAEIWISFLSSQPINYKDGTMQASPKAKSTHSYTEGKSESFSELEASYNATLRQDLEEDDFDLGQPKKQQRCMQRNLKQKVMVLLPRSNMSEEVLDSDQDPTEHVPEVEEDLDLLYDSLENPSDSGPDMEDDGIILSNTKTKTRQYFEGLAHSSWQMEMRSIHSARRQKEPPQLADMPVKAQGPGSKLFSGSVSDFMAYSTPATKVDKTCIFSLLSQPVNHLDSAMPASTKADNFSEGDSEIIFSELEVSYNAAHRHDLEKDDLDLEKPIGRRRSMTRQQNYQQKVAAWLHRFQMTEEVLDSEQDPEEQVPDVDKDVALLFYRLVNPSNSSSDMEDDDRLLTPPMPELMTYSESLSSGPDMEEDDRGLGTPKSKPKPRSYFESLSSDSGSDWVAHSMPNPGEQPAQPEDSPEAETSAHDMLTKKLPPSRRTTKTESLVLPSSSSKGKQPACRGWSRSLNKSSNSLIKERCPVPQSHLQIPRKTVYDQLNHILISSDCLPENIILISTSDRQGQFLSDVLQQHMLPVVCTCSMVDVQEAFSSIISWIQRYCNCNTEAPMPVKIAVAGAQHYFSTVLRVFVEQLSHKNPDWLGYMRFLVIPLGSHPVASYLGSVDYRYNHLFQDLAWQDMFNNVEAQSSVQNIVSRITEYITGASCVHQLPIAEAMLISKPKSPGKLSSQKFIPFVGAVKVGIVEPISATSGDTDDAVPSCSNMLLSTTREASHNPTFSSSVSGGLPSSIQGASAELMELQVDYWMAVQPTNRKRNGEKEDLPTTKNTLQSTFRSLQVSRLPSSGEDAGTPTMSMIVVTKEKKKKVMFLPKKDKGKDLVSKSQCIQGIGRLVCSAKNQENRQRVLIDGVEWNDVTFFQLAAQWSSHVKHFPICIFGHSNSTF; encoded by the coding sequence GGGAAGAAACCATCAAGTACCTGTATGCTGCAAGCAGCTGCAGCTTCCTcatcacctgcaggcctggcccgcTCGCCCACCATGCTCAACACCCCAGTGCCCATGAACCTCTTCTCTACCTGGGAGGTGGactgctccagccccagctgcgTGCTCAGGTTGTGCAGCCTGACTTTAAAGAAGCTGGTGATCTtgaaggagctggagaaggagctCATCTCCATGGTGATAGCAGTGCAGATGCAGGGCTCCGAGGGCATCTTGAGATCCCACGAAATTTTGCTGCCCACTAGTGGACAAGTGGAGACTGACCTGGCGCTGACCTTCTCCCTGCAGTATCCCCACTTCCTCAAGGGAGAAGGCAACAAACTACAGATCATGCTGCAACAGAGAAAGTGCAATAACAACCAGAACATCCTGGGCTACAAGACACTGGCCACAGGTGCCATCCACATGGCTGAGGTAATGCAGAGACCCCCTGAAGGTGGCCAGGTGCTGAGCCTCAGCAGCAGCATCCAGGAGTCCTCCATCAGGGTGGCTGAGATTTGGATTTCCTTCCTGTCCAGTCAGCCCATCAACTACAAGGATGGCACCATGCAGGCCAGCCCCAAGGCCAAGTCCACACATAGCTACACCGAGGGGAAATCTGAGAGCTTCTCTGAGCTGGAGGCCAGCTACAACGCAACACTCAGGCAGGACCTGGAAGAAGATGACTTTGACTTGGGGCAGCCCAAGAAGCAGCAGCGATGCATGCAACGAAACTTGAAGCAGAAAGTCATGGTGCTGCTTCCCAGGTCCAACATGTCAGAAGAGGTCCTAGACTCAGATCAGGACCCTACAGAGCATGTCCCCGAGGTGGAGGAGGACCTGGACCTTCTGTATGACAGCCTTGAGAATCCCAGCGACAGTGGCCCAGACATGGAGGATGATGGCATCATCCTTAGCAACACCAAAACCAAGACCAGACAATACTTTGAAGGCCTGGCACACTCCAGCTGGCAGATGGAGATGAGGAGCATACACAGTGCCCGGAGGCAGAAGGAGCCTCCTCAGCTTGCCGACATGCCCGTGAAGGCCCAGGGCCCGGGCAGCAAGCTGTTCAGTGGCAGTGTCTCTGACTTTATGGCCTACAGCACCCCCGCCACCAAGGTGGACAAGACCTGTATCTTCTCCCTATTGAGCCAGCCCGTCAACCACCTGGACAGTGCCATGCCGGCCAGCACCAAGGCGGATAACTTCTCTGAAGGAGACTCTGAGATCATCTTCTCTGAGCTGGAGGTCAGTTACAATGCTGCCCACAGGCATGACCTGGAGAAGGATGACTTGGACCTGGAGAAGCCGATAGGAAGAAGGAGGTCCATGACCAGGCAACAGAACTATCAGCAGAAAGTCGCAGCATGGCTGCACAGGTTCCAAATGACGGAAGAGGTCCTGGACTCAGAGCAGGACCCTGAGGAGCAAGTCCCCGATGTGGACAAGGACGTGGCTCTTCTGTTTTACAGGCTGGTGAACCCCAGCAATAGTAGCTCAGATATGGAGGATGATGACCGTCTCCTAACCCCTCCCATGCCTGAGCTCATGACATACTCTGAAAGCCTGTCAAGTGGCCCAGATATGGAGGAGGATGATAGAGGCCTTGGCACCCCCAAGTCCAAGCCCAAACCCAGGTCATACTTTGAAAGCCTGTCAAGTGACAGTGGCTCTGACTGGGTGGCCCACAGCATGCCCAACCCTGGGGAGCAGCCGGCACAGCCTGAGGACAGCCCGGAGGCAGAGACTTCTGCCCACGACATGCTCACTAAGAAGCTGCCACCCAGCAGGCGCACCACCAAGACCGAGTCTCTGGTCCTCCCCTCCAGCAGCTCCAAGGGGAAGCAGCCCGCCTGCCGGGGCTGGAGCAGGTCCCTGAATAAGTCATCCAACAGCCTGATCAAGGAGCGCTGCCCAGTCCCACAGAGCCACTTGCAGATCCCCAGGAAGACTGTGTACGATCAACTGAACCACATCCTCATCTCCAGTGACTGTCTGCCCGAGAACATCATCCTCATCAGCACCTCTGACAGGCAGGGGCAGTTCCTGTCAGACGTCCTGCAGCAGCACATGCTGCCCGTAGTGTGCACCTGCTCCATGGTGGATGTCCAGGAGGCCTTCAGCTCCATCATCTCCTGGATACAAAGATACTGCAACTGCAATACTGAGGCCCCGATGCCAGTGAAGATCGCCGTGGCGGGGGCTCAGCACTACTTCAGCACCGTGCTGCGGGTCTTTGTGGAGCAGCTGTCCCACAAGAACCCTGACTGGCTGGGCTACATGCGCTTCCTGGTCATCCCACTGGGTTCCCACCCTGTGGCCAGCTACCTGGGCTCTGTGGATTACCGCTACAACCACCTCTTCCAGGACCTGGCCTGGCAGGACATGTTCAACAATGTGGAGGCCCAGAGTTCTGTGCAGAACATTGTGTCGAGAATCACAGAGTACATCACAGGGGCCAGCTGTGTCCACCAGCTGCCCATTGCAGAGGCCATGCTCATCTCTAAGCCGAAGAGCCCAGGCAAGTTGTCCTCGCAGAAGTTCATTCCCTTTGTGGGGGCAGTGAAAGTTGGAATAGTGGAACCAATTTCAGCCACGTCAGGAGACACAGATGATGCGGTCCCCTCATGCTCCAACATGCTTTTGTCCACCACCAGGGAGGCCTCACACAACCCAACCTTCTCCTCATCAGTGAGTGGAGGCCTACCTTCCTCCATCCAGGGTGCCAGTGCTGAGCTGATGGAGCTACAGGTGGATTATTGGATGGCAGTCCAGCCCACAAATAGGAAGAgaaatggggagaaggaagaCCTGCCTACCACCAAAAATACACTCCAGAGCACCTTCCGGTCTCTCCAGGTCAGCAGGCTGCCCAGCAGTGGCGAGGATGCAGGCACGCCCACAATGTCCATGATTGTGGTCaccaaggagaagaaaaagaaggtgaTGTTTTTGCCCAAGAAAGACAAGGGCAAGGACTTGGTGTCCAAAAGCCAGTGCATCCAGGGCATTGGCCGCTTGGTCTGCTCAGCTAAGAACCAGGAGAACAGGCAGCGGGTCCTCATTGATGGCGTGGAGTGGAACGACGTGACGTTCTTCCAGCTGGCAGCCCAGTGGTCCTCCCACGTCAAGCACTTCCCCATCTGCATCTTCGGACACTCCAATTCCACCTTctag